A window of the Sabethes cyaneus chromosome 1, idSabCyanKW18_F2, whole genome shotgun sequence genome harbors these coding sequences:
- the LOC128743583 gene encoding beta-galactosidase-like yields MSPSQWTVLLVGLMVIVCQLSFGQRVIENKQRTFEIDFDNNTFLKDGEPFQYVAGSFHYFRALPQSWSRILRLMRAAGLNAITTYVEWSLHNPKEGVYNWQGIADIEQFIQLAQEEDLLVILRPGPYICAERDMGGFPYWLLHKNPGIQLRTGDVAYLHEVRTWYAELFSRLEPYLYGNGGPIIMVQVENEYGSFFACDHKYMEWLRDETERYVRGHAVLFTNNGPGLTVCGGVEGTLSTLDFGPGTTEEINGYWDDLRKHQPKGPLVNAEYYPGWLTHWQEQEMARVPIDPITTSLREMLADKVNVNIYMFYGGTNFGFTAGANEMGPGLYTPDITSYDYDAPLDEAGDPTPKYAAIKQVISEFFPIPDVPVPTPECKISIPWVTLDPIDSVLNRHVLRAIATPKITNATPLSFEALNQYSGLVLYEAPLPKNLNTDPMKLTVEKLHDKGYVFVDSLFIGTLSRQNSINSLPVPLGIGEMLQIIVENEGRINFGTPNDFKGILGNVFINTHVIRNWTMTGIPLDNIGKISSFIHNKLQENGRHPMKQLKLLRGLPIQRGPTLFHGTFNLSRTELCDTYLNPTGWGKGVAFVNGFNLGRYWPLVGPQITLYVPRHVLKENTNEIILVEFQMVKKPFATVQFDSFPTFH; encoded by the exons CTGCCAGCTCAGTTTTGGTCAGAGGGTTATCGAGAATAAGCAG CGAACGTTTGAAATCGACTTCGATAACAACACTTTCCTGAAGGACGGAGAACCCTTCCAGTATGTGGCTGGTTCTTTTCACTATTTTCGTGCCCTTCCGCAGTCCTGGAGCCGAATATTGCGATTGATGCGAGCCGCCGGTTTGAATGCTATTACAAC GTATGTAGAATGGTCGCTGCACAATCCGAAGGAGGGTGTCTATAACTGGCAAGGGATTGCCGATATCGAACAATTCATCCAATTAGCACAGGAAGAGGATTTACTGGTAATACTTCGACCTGGACCGTACATCTGCGCGGAAAGAGATATGGGGGGATTCCCCTACTGGCTGCTGCACAAGAATCCCGGTATTCAACTCAGAACCGGTGACGTAG CATATTTACACGAGGTACGCACTTGGTATGCTGAATTGTTTTCACGGCTTGAGCCATACCTCTACGGAAACGGAGGCCCAATAATTATGGTACAGGTGGAAAATGAGTACGGTTCGTTTTTTGCCTGTGACCACAAATACATGGAATGGCTGCGGGATGAAACAG AAAGATACGTTAGAGGCCATGCCGTACTTTTCACGAACAATGGTCCAGGACTCACCGTTTGTGGAGGAGTAGAAGGAACTTTGAGTACGCTAGATTTCGGCCCCGGAACTA CCGAAGAAATTAACGGTTATTGGGATGATCTTCGCAAGCATCAACCAAAAGGACCACTAGTGAATGCCGAATACTACCCTGGATGGTTAACACATTGGCAAGAGCAAGAAATGGCACGAGTTCCAATAGATCCTATCACAACATCATTGAG AGAAATGTTGGCAGATAAAGTAAACGTTAACATATATATGTTTTACGGAGGCACAAATTTCGGTTTCACAGCGGGAGCGAATGAAATGGGCCCTGGTTTGTACACCCCGGACATAACATCGTACGACTATGATGCTCCTTTAGACGAGGCTGGGGATCCAACGCCCAAATATGCAGCTATCAAGCAAGTTATATCGGAGTTTTTTCCCATTCCGGACGTTCCTGTTCCAACACCCG AATGCAAAATTTCGATACCATGGGTTACGTTGGATCCGATCGATAGTGTATTGAATAGACACGTGCTGCGTGCGATCGCTACTCCAAAAATAACCAACGCCACTCCTTTGTCGTTCGAAGCCCTGAATCAATACTCTGGATTAGTGCTGTATGAAGCACCCCTCCCCAAAAACTTGAACACTGATCCAATGAAGCTAACCGTAGAGAAGCTTCATGACAAGGGATACGTCTTCGTGGATTCG CTATTTATTGGAACGCTGTCTAGGCAAAACAGTATTAATTCTCTCCCGGTACCACTGGGGATAGGAGAAATGCTGCAAATTATCGTAGAAAATGAAGGTCGGATCAATTTCGGCACCCCCAACGATTTCAAAGGCATACTGGGTAATGTGTTTATTAACACGCATGTGATCCGTAACTGGACCATGACTGGAATCCCGCTGGATAACATAGGAAAAATTAGCAGTTTTATCCACAACAAACTACAGGAAAACGGACGTCATCCAATGAAACAGTTGAAACTACTGCGGGGTCTACCGATACAACGAGGACCTACGCTATTCCACGGAACGTTCAACCTCAGCCGCACAGAACTTTGCGATACGTACCTGAACCCGACCGGCTGGGGCAAGGGTGTCGCCTTCGTCAATGGATTTAACCTAGGACGATACTGGCCTCTGGTGGGACCCCAAATTACACTGTACGTACCGCGGCACGTACTGAAGGAAAACACGAACGAGATTATTCTAGTGGAATTTCAAATGGTCAAAAAACCGTTCGCTACCGTACAGTTCGACAGTTTTCCAACGTTTCATTAG